From a single Rutidosis leptorrhynchoides isolate AG116_Rl617_1_P2 chromosome 5, CSIRO_AGI_Rlap_v1, whole genome shotgun sequence genomic region:
- the LOC139849297 gene encoding uncharacterized protein has protein sequence MASGGHNRRRRYNRIIPYKITNRMVQFLYNNSGIIKLDDTSFSSNRRKSSGGWNTHEDGVWLAVRLLLYVRCRGRGSTFFPAAQLHCSFISVIFGILVRLFADDPRFTKGKEPDKNAAQGVSVSFPWSVLSFALMWLEFASFSHKKTDSLISLLIVGNSFGCLFGGRVGDILSQRFLNSGRIILAQISSASAIPFDTLLLLALKDDPSTTFAHAVVLSVMGYFISWNGPATNK, from the exons ATGGCCTCCGGCGGTCATAATCGCCGTCGCCGCTACAACAGAATTATTCCCTACAAAATTACAAACCGAATGGTACAATTTTTATATAATAACTCCGGTATAATTAAACTCGATGATACGTCATTTTCTTCGAATCGCCGAAAATCATCTGGTGGCTGGAATACACATGAAGACGGCGTGT GGTTAGCGGTTCGATTGTTGCTATAT GTTAGATGTCGGGGAAGGGGATCGACTTTTTTTCCTGCTGCCCAGTTACACTGTAGCTTCATTAGTGTAATTTTCGGGATCTTGGTGCGATTATTTGCTGATGACCCACGTTTCACAAAAGGTAAAGAACCCGATAAGAAt GCAGCTCAAGGTGTCTCGGTTTCATTTCCATGGTCAGTGTTATCGTTTGCACTTATGTGGTTGGAATTCGCGAGCTTTTCGCATAAGAAAACTGATTCTTTGATTAGTTTACTTATAGTCGGTAATTCTTTTGGTTGTTTGTTTGGTGGTCGGGTCGGTGACATTTTGTCGCAGCGGTTTTTGAATTCAGGTAGGATTATTTTAGCCCAAATTAGCTCGGCGTCAGCAATTCCTTTCGACACGTTGCTTTTGCTGGCGTTGAAGGATGATCCATCAACTACGTTTGCTCATGCAGTTGTGTTGAGCGTCATGGGCTATTTCATTTCATGGAACGGGCCAGCCACAAACAAGTAA